A genome region from Macrotis lagotis isolate mMagLag1 chromosome 4, bilby.v1.9.chrom.fasta, whole genome shotgun sequence includes the following:
- the SPMIP5 gene encoding sperm-associated microtubule inner protein 5 isoform X1 yields MDQSPVFMRKLPITAGYGGYIPLRLTRMGISFNKDTMNSVNEFNNVTRRNKDQLEALRYRAASADKLHEICSKETVLRMIHDYYLCHHPYQIEADHKRKPSEEPYIPGWAGHMPRVRVTELGCAVRYHVMSKRGYEDFVKITETHKRGPLKKYEKLVEDKPFKNLDVSSEFCQNFKPKCLYDDTTGRTPGRGNTGASLLYNYPTVYRGPCKPGKYLEPLSYTSSAEG; encoded by the exons ATGGACCAATCACCAGTCTTTATGAGAAAACTTCCTATTACAGCAGGATATGGAG GATACATTCCTCTCCGGCTCACCAGAATGGGGATTTCTTTCAATAAGGACACCATGAACAGTGTCAACGAATTCAATAACGTAACTCGGAGAAACAAAGATCAGCTGGAAGCCTTGAGATACCGAGCTGCCTCTGCTGACAAACTACATGAAATCTGTTCCAAGGAAACAGTTTTAAGGATGATACATGATTACTATCTCTGCCATCACCCATATCAGATAG AAGCCGATCATAAAAGGAAGCCTTCAGAGGAGCCCTACATTCCTGGCTGGGCTGGTCACATGCCAAGAGTCAGAGTTACAGAACTTGGCTGTGCCGTACGTTATCATGTGATGTCAAAACGGGGCTATGAAGATTTTGTCAAAATAACAGAAACCCACAAGAGaggtcctttaaaaaaatatgaaaa ACTGGTAGAAGataaaccatttaaaaatttagatgtGTCTTCGGAGTTTTGCCAAAACTTTAAACCAAAATGTCTTT atgatgatacCACTGGAAGAACCCCTGGAAGAGGTAACACTGGTGCCTCTTTACTCTATAACTATCCAACAGTGTATCGGGGACCCTGTAAACCTGGGAAATACCTCGAACCATTATCCTACACAAGTTCTGCAGAGGGATAG
- the SPMIP5 gene encoding sperm-associated microtubule inner protein 5 isoform X2, which yields MGISFNKDTMNSVNEFNNVTRRNKDQLEALRYRAASADKLHEICSKETVLRMIHDYYLCHHPYQIEADHKRKPSEEPYIPGWAGHMPRVRVTELGCAVRYHVMSKRGYEDFVKITETHKRGPLKKYEKLVEDKPFKNLDVSSEFCQNFKPKCLYDDTTGRTPGRGNTGASLLYNYPTVYRGPCKPGKYLEPLSYTSSAEG from the exons ATGGGGATTTCTTTCAATAAGGACACCATGAACAGTGTCAACGAATTCAATAACGTAACTCGGAGAAACAAAGATCAGCTGGAAGCCTTGAGATACCGAGCTGCCTCTGCTGACAAACTACATGAAATCTGTTCCAAGGAAACAGTTTTAAGGATGATACATGATTACTATCTCTGCCATCACCCATATCAGATAG AAGCCGATCATAAAAGGAAGCCTTCAGAGGAGCCCTACATTCCTGGCTGGGCTGGTCACATGCCAAGAGTCAGAGTTACAGAACTTGGCTGTGCCGTACGTTATCATGTGATGTCAAAACGGGGCTATGAAGATTTTGTCAAAATAACAGAAACCCACAAGAGaggtcctttaaaaaaatatgaaaa ACTGGTAGAAGataaaccatttaaaaatttagatgtGTCTTCGGAGTTTTGCCAAAACTTTAAACCAAAATGTCTTT atgatgatacCACTGGAAGAACCCCTGGAAGAGGTAACACTGGTGCCTCTTTACTCTATAACTATCCAACAGTGTATCGGGGACCCTGTAAACCTGGGAAATACCTCGAACCATTATCCTACACAAGTTCTGCAGAGGGATAG